From a single Verrucomicrobiota bacterium genomic region:
- a CDS encoding sugar phosphate isomerase/epimerase: MSFPHGTDAGLDSVKATPLGDRFAWNRRAFLHAAGWASLGGLGVSSLSAQQTGPSARRPRPCLTPGSIGVEGKQMEVMEMAVRHGFEAVEPFPGFLAGKKSDLGEVRQVMKRHGLTWGASGLSVDFRKDDNVFRQGMKGLPRLAQALQEFEATRVGTWISPSHATLPYLQNFKLHATRLREIASLLKDHGLRLGLEYVGTHTLLVRQRYPFVHTLAETQDLIGEIGTGNVGVVLDTWHWWQAEDTPADIESLKAEDIVSVDLNDAPAGIEKRSQLDHQRELPGATGVIDVAPFLRALAKIGYDGPVRPEPFNKVLNALPNESALEATARAMKKTLALAGSF; encoded by the coding sequence ATGTCCTTTCCCCACGGAACCGATGCCGGACTTGACTCCGTCAAAGCAACCCCGCTTGGGGACAGGTTTGCCTGGAATCGACGCGCTTTCCTGCACGCGGCGGGATGGGCGTCCCTGGGTGGCCTGGGAGTTTCCAGTCTTTCAGCCCAGCAAACCGGCCCTTCCGCCCGCCGACCCCGGCCTTGCCTGACGCCCGGCTCGATCGGAGTCGAGGGGAAGCAAATGGAGGTCATGGAAATGGCGGTTCGCCACGGTTTCGAGGCTGTCGAGCCGTTCCCCGGTTTCCTGGCAGGCAAGAAGTCGGATTTGGGAGAGGTGCGTCAGGTCATGAAACGCCACGGCTTGACCTGGGGTGCGTCTGGGCTTTCCGTGGATTTCCGCAAAGACGACAACGTCTTCAGGCAAGGGATGAAGGGACTCCCGCGGTTGGCGCAAGCCCTCCAGGAATTCGAAGCCACTCGAGTCGGCACCTGGATATCCCCCAGCCACGCCACCCTGCCCTACCTCCAGAATTTCAAACTCCACGCCACCCGGCTCCGGGAAATCGCCAGCCTTCTGAAAGATCACGGCCTCCGCCTCGGCCTCGAGTATGTGGGAACCCACACGTTGCTGGTCCGTCAGCGTTATCCATTCGTTCACACCCTGGCGGAAACCCAGGATTTGATCGGTGAAATCGGCACGGGCAACGTCGGTGTGGTGCTCGACACGTGGCACTGGTGGCAGGCGGAGGACACTCCAGCCGACATCGAATCACTCAAGGCCGAGGATATCGTCTCGGTCGATTTGAATGACGCGCCGGCCGGAATTGAGAAGCGATCCCAACTCGACCATCAACGCGAATTGCCCGGCGCCACCGGCGTCATCGACGTGGCGCCCTTCCTGAGGGCGCTCGCCAAAATCGGATACGACGGCCCGGTTCGACCAGAGCCCTTCAACAAGGTTCTCAACGCCCTCCCCAACGAATCCGCGCTGGAAGCCACCGCTCGGGCGATGAAGAAAACCCTGGCTCTCGCGGGCTCATTCTGA
- a CDS encoding bile acid:sodium symporter family protein has product MTLLPVLRPFLFPLCLAAFVGSAMAQPSWFGRWGGLDLKDLIVPLIQVITFGMGTTLSPADFTRILKQPGPILIGFVLQFSAMPLVGYAIATGMAFEPEVAAGIVLIGSVSGGVASNLITYLAGGNVALSVTMTACSTLAAPFATPALMKLLAGRLVPIDASGMMVEICNMILVPIVTGLAAHEMLYGRRAIWKSGSTLATVTALAVGLAAASGSLPVPLALRKGLIIGFLLLGLVALTKWIVEIILKREGNWMDAALSFFSMLGICIIVAIITARSRDKLIEVGPKLLLAVILHNAIGFWLGYGGARLARLDERTARTVSIEVGMQNGGMASALAMGVMNSPAAALAAAIFGPYMNVSGALLATWWKRNPPKDLPPESSTPSR; this is encoded by the coding sequence GTGACCTTGCTGCCCGTCCTACGTCCGTTTCTGTTTCCCCTCTGCCTGGCCGCCTTCGTGGGCTCGGCGATGGCTCAACCCTCCTGGTTTGGACGCTGGGGCGGGCTGGACCTCAAAGACCTGATCGTGCCGCTCATTCAGGTGATCACCTTTGGCATGGGCACGACATTGAGCCCCGCGGACTTCACCAGGATTTTGAAGCAGCCTGGGCCCATTCTGATCGGTTTCGTGCTCCAGTTTAGCGCGATGCCTCTCGTCGGTTATGCCATCGCCACGGGGATGGCTTTCGAGCCTGAAGTCGCCGCAGGAATCGTTCTCATCGGTTCCGTGTCCGGAGGCGTGGCTTCCAACCTCATTACTTATCTGGCCGGTGGGAATGTGGCTTTGTCCGTCACCATGACGGCCTGTTCAACCCTGGCCGCGCCCTTTGCCACGCCCGCATTGATGAAATTGCTCGCGGGCCGCCTGGTTCCCATCGACGCCTCCGGCATGATGGTCGAGATCTGCAACATGATCCTGGTTCCCATCGTGACCGGCCTGGCCGCCCACGAAATGCTTTACGGACGCCGCGCGATTTGGAAGAGCGGTTCGACTCTCGCAACTGTTACTGCCCTCGCCGTCGGACTCGCCGCCGCCTCGGGTTCGCTTCCCGTGCCCCTGGCGCTGCGCAAAGGGTTGATCATTGGCTTTCTCCTCCTCGGCCTGGTCGCTCTGACCAAGTGGATCGTGGAAATCATCCTGAAACGGGAGGGGAACTGGATGGACGCGGCACTCAGTTTCTTTTCCATGCTTGGCATTTGCATCATCGTGGCCATCATCACCGCGCGTTCGCGCGACAAGTTGATCGAAGTGGGACCCAAGTTGCTTCTCGCCGTCATTCTGCACAATGCCATCGGATTTTGGCTGGGCTACGGCGGCGCCCGCCTGGCGCGACTGGATGAACGTACCGCTCGGACCGTCTCCATCGAAGTCGGCATGCAGAATGGCGGCATGGCTTCCGCACTGGCCATGGGCGTCATGAACAGCCCGGCCGCCGCCCTGGCCGCCGCCATCTTTGGACCTTACATGAATGTCTCCGGCGCTTTGTTGGCCACTTGGTGGAAACGCAACCCGCCAAAAGATCTCCCACCGGAATCCTCAACTCCGTCGCGATGA
- a CDS encoding DUF4912 domain-containing protein — MKKTKRPTAAKTRSTRPRRQTPARKPARPKRRIPVAPKPTQSGPIPAILLEGDDWPWAIPAENPVPQAAEIEAPVVTDPPSLSSVSLQLASDVSEDSDPPAPAASPSDVSALAPVDALPPSPAPEPLRIEVAPELGSTLWLAAVEPRKLHASWTLDPAGSKQAEVSAIFLHVWRFSPGTEFDTLVEVSGSASHQFIEVPFADSDYRAELGCFEASGIWRPMALSDPVRTFRSPVQEDPPSELERLAAPGLPDSSSPCTETVVPPSEPPALPHPRSQDPVENPITTDGDAATPQPSSLPSSGTIGNAVHQHASSPSPSSLSLQEESSPESPRSFWFRTEVELVVYGATEPGASLDLAGMHIPLRPDGTFTARLAFPDGQHHLPVRATSPDGKDTRLIQFELQRQTR; from the coding sequence ATGAAGAAAACCAAGCGTCCCACCGCCGCTAAAACGCGCTCGACCCGCCCACGCCGTCAAACCCCGGCCCGAAAACCGGCCCGGCCAAAGCGTCGAATTCCGGTCGCCCCCAAACCAACCCAGTCAGGACCCATCCCCGCCATTCTCCTTGAAGGCGATGACTGGCCATGGGCGATTCCGGCTGAAAATCCCGTCCCTCAAGCCGCTGAAATCGAGGCGCCGGTCGTCACAGACCCCCCCTCCCTCTCCTCCGTCTCACTCCAGCTTGCCTCTGATGTTTCAGAAGATTCCGATCCCCCAGCCCCAGCCGCCTCCCCCTCCGATGTGAGCGCCTTGGCGCCAGTCGATGCTTTACCGCCTTCCCCCGCCCCCGAGCCTTTGAGGATCGAAGTCGCGCCAGAGTTGGGCTCCACCCTCTGGCTCGCCGCGGTTGAACCCCGCAAACTCCACGCGAGTTGGACCCTTGACCCGGCCGGCTCAAAGCAGGCGGAAGTCTCCGCGATCTTCCTGCATGTTTGGCGCTTTTCCCCCGGAACCGAATTCGACACCCTCGTGGAAGTCTCTGGATCCGCCTCGCACCAATTCATCGAGGTGCCTTTCGCGGACTCAGATTATCGGGCCGAACTGGGCTGCTTTGAAGCCTCCGGCATTTGGCGGCCAATGGCCCTTTCGGACCCCGTCCGAACATTTCGTTCCCCGGTCCAAGAAGACCCTCCCTCGGAGTTGGAACGTCTTGCGGCACCAGGATTGCCCGATTCGTCATCACCCTGCACCGAGACGGTGGTGCCCCCTTCAGAACCTCCGGCACTGCCCCACCCCCGATCGCAAGATCCTGTCGAAAACCCGATCACGACGGACGGAGATGCCGCCACGCCTCAGCCTTCTTCTCTCCCCAGCAGCGGAACAATCGGCAACGCAGTGCACCAGCACGCTTCAAGTCCTTCGCCAAGCAGCCTTAGCCTCCAGGAAGAATCGAGCCCGGAATCGCCTCGATCCTTCTGGTTCCGCACCGAGGTTGAGTTGGTCGTGTACGGCGCGACCGAACCGGGAGCCAGCCTCGATCTCGCGGGAATGCATATTCCTCTCCGGCCCGATGGCACCTTTACCGCTCGCCTGGCCTTTCCCGATGGACAACACCATCTGCCTGTCCGAGCCACTTCACCCGATGGCAAAGACACCCGCCTCATTCAGTTCGAACTGCAACGTCAAACACGATGA